The segment GTCTGGGGCACAAGCCCATTTCACCGAGCCTTTCCCTTTGTCCTGAAGGAGATGACCCCTCTGACATGGTCTGAATGACTTTCTGTGTCTTGGCACAGGCAGGCATTCCCTGATACCTCTGGTCTCACCCTGTCCTCCCACACAGAGGCACGAGCACAATTAAGTCTCTGCCTATTCCACTGCACTCCCCAGCCATGGCTGCATCGCAGggcaaggagaaggaaaggactGGGCAGTAGAAAGGAGACAGTTGTCCATGGTGCCGGGAAGAGGGACAGAAATTTGAGAAGTAGGGAGAGAAGGGTGGCTGCTCCAGTGAAAGATGGGTGGTATTGGCCTGGTTGGGTGGAGTAGTACTGCTgtgaagaggaagggaaggaacaACCTGCCAGGAACAAGGAGAATGAAAGATCAGGCCACAAAAATCTCCTGTAACCAATATTCACACCTGTCAACTGTGGGTGTCCTATTAATGCTGCAAGCTTTCAGCTCAAGTGAAACCAGCATTATTGCCCTGAAATATAGCAGAAGTACTTCAAGTCTAAATAATTCAGATGTCAAAATGAgtatgaagaagaaaatgatttAGTGGAAGGActgctttgttttcaaggtcgctatttctttctatttatgCACCCATACAGACACTAACAAATCAGTGAACTGGATGCACAACCAGACACCATCACTGATTACATCTTTCCCTGAACAAAAGTAAGGaaatagagaagggaaaaaaaagaaagcaagcaacaGTTATTTAAAAGGCAGAACTATTTGATGAGATTTTATCTGCTATGCAGTTCAAACAGAATTCCCAAACTATTTACAATCAGAATGTTGATGGTTGTTGGGCATTGCAAAGGAATTTTAAATAATACCTGTTAGCAAAGTTTTTTTCTCAGAGCTGCCAAATCTCATTGCTTTATCACAAATCTCAGAATGTTGAATTGCTTATTTAAATCACAGTTCAAAGAATTACTGACTAATGAgcttcttgcctttttttccctctttaaataaatgtaaatttcCCAGGAACATGCTTATTGCACAAGGTAACAGACAATCAGAGTAAATACCAGAGCAGTCAGGAATGTTATTGTTCACGTAGGCCTTTCTCTAATCAGGGGAGAAGAAAATCGCTGTTtaccagcagctgcctgctgacAGCAGGACACGGGGTCTGGGGCTCCCTGATGTTCTGTGGCAGTGCTTGCCTTGGGTAATAAACCTTGAGTACACTTCTCACTCTGTACTCCCTCATCTTGTCTCCACCCTGGCCTCTCAGGGTCTTTCAACATTACTGAAACTTTCATGAATATAAAAAATTCCACTGGTTTCACTGTGACTCCACCCAGGAGAGGATTGTTTCACCAGCCCATATagagcagcatttaaaaaaccccacaacacaGCAGCACTTTTTAATTATACCTCAACTGCTGGCAGGGTTGGGGGCAGGATTTGTGCCTATTACCTGCCCCAAACATTGTGTGTAAAGGTCTGTGATGGACAGCAAGCTGCCTTCAGCCTTCATGGACACACAGATCTGCAACAGGCAGTGTCAGGAGGTCAGTGTTGCCTCTCCTCATGTATGGGACAGCCAGCCCAGGTAAAACCCTGGTCTTGGTCTCATTTAAAGCTCAGGTTTTTGTTATGCTTTCAGTATCAGGCACTTAACTTTCTTCAGTTGCCAGTAAAACACCATATATAAACCCCTAAAGGGGAGCTGTCAGAGGATGGAGCCTGGTGCTTCTCAGGGTGtcaagcaataggacaagaggcaatgggcagaaaatgatgcacaggaagctccacctgaacatgaggaagaactttactgTGTGGGTGACCATGCACTAGAACAGACTGCCAAGAGAGGTTATGCAGTCTTCCTCACTGGAGGCATCAAGAACCCTCTGGATGCAACCCTGTGCAGTGTGCTCTAGGAcagccctgcttgagcaggcaggttggaccagatgatcctGTGTGGTCCCAACCCGgtcctttctgtgattctgtgatttcatccTCCATCTGATTAAAGGCACCTGAGGGATTTTTGGACACCAAGACTCTCAAAAGTTGAGTTAAATCCCGGGAAATGTAATTCAGTTGCACACACTTCACCTGCAGCatgttttctgtgtctttaGCATACATCAGTGACATCTGGAGGCTCTTTGTGGAGAAACGGGGACTCCACAAATGCTTTCCAGTTGGAATGGTTGTCACCAGGTGGGGACTGACCTCTTCTTCCCCACTACCAACAGGAGGACGAGAGGCCACGGTCTTcagctgcaccaggagaggtttaagTTGCACATCAGGAagattttctttacagaaagggtgGTTAACCATTGGAATGGACTTCCCAGGGAGGAGGTGGAGTGACCATCCCCGGAGGTGcttaaggaaagactggacgTGGCCCTCAGTGCCCTGGCCTAGCTGACATGGTGCTGTTCAGACTCCATCacctcagaggtcttttccacccTCAGTGATTCCGTGATTCAAAGAGCAGCACGAGCAGATGCTCGCACACGACCCGGACCCAAGCCAGGGCGCTGACGGACGCGCACCCAGCCTCAATGAGCCAGCTGAGCGCTCCTTTCCGCCCCGCCCTCGGCCCCGGGCCgagccccgcccggccccgctgcccgccccgccccgccccggcagCTCCCGGGAGCCGGCGGGAAGGCCCCGCCCCTCCGCCCCGCGCACGCGCGCGCAGCCTCGCGGCCGCTGCTCGCgcctccgccgccgccgggggCGCTGCCGCGCGCGCGCCGCGGCTCCCGGGGGCGGTGCCCGCGCGGCTCCGCGCCCGGATggcgatggcggcggcggcggcgggagccggggccggggcagcggcgggcggggcAGGCGGGGAGCGGAGCAGCACCCGGGACCGGCTGCTGGCGGCGCTGGAGGATCTCGAGCTCTTGGCCAGGTACCGCGCTCGGTCCCCCGTCGGTGGCCGCGGGGTGAGGGCTCCCGGCGCGGTGCGTGCGCGGAGCCtccggcggggccggcgggcggAGCGGGAGCCCCTGAGGTTGGGATGGGACAGGCCCGGCCCGACTGGACCGCTGGCCTAACCCGGCTCGGGTAGGGGATTTCCTGCTCTGTCGCCGTCCTCAGGCCGGCTCTGCGGCAGAGGGGCCGGTGCCGCGCcggggctcggcccggcccTGCGCAATGCTTCCCCGCTCATCCCTGGGGAAAGCAGCGGTCGTGCTTCGCCTCCCATTTGCGGGGAGAAGGAGcgctttctttttctcccacttGCCTTTCTCACTTGGTCGACACTTGCGTTTCCTGTGAAGTGCACACTCACACGCTGATTTTAGGCATTTTATTAGTCACTAAAATTATGCTTAAGTCAGAAATATGTAGATGGTGTTGAATGACATAAGCTGTTGTGGTCATTGCCTGTATTAGTGCCACATTCACTCCAAGTAGGCTGCGGAGCTCGTCTTCAGAGTGATAGAAATTCTCAAATACTTAGTCCACGGTCTCGAGTCCAGGCTGGTAAtccccatccaagttgtcaaCCATGTGCCGTGGAGGCACAGTTGGCAGTGAAGTTTAGATAGTTCCTAATTATTTTCCACACCTCAGGGAGAGCAGGAACTTAGGAGAGCATTTTGAGAGCGAATGACCTGTGCTATCCATGTCGCTAGCTCACTTGACTACCAAGAGTAGGATAAGCTATTGGTGAGTTGTTCTTCTTGTCTCTGGTTAAGTTGTATCCTCAGTCACAGATTTTATTGTGACATAAGGGTTGCTGAGAACGTGTTTATGGAAAAACGAAAAAACCCCTTGTTCTTTATCTAAATAACTACATTTCTTTTGATGCTGGCAGTAGCGTTCTACCACAATGATCCCATAGCAACGCTCAGCATCATTTAGTGACTTCCTGTTGATCAGCAAAGTGTTGCAGCACCCTGGGGCTAGGCCTTTCTCAGTCACAATACTGGTTCGGTGGTAGGGGCAAAAATTAAGCCACTTGTCTAATCTGTAGCCTTACTATAGTTTTGAATCTACATCTGTGCATTATCTGGCTGACACAGGGTAGAATTACAGCACTCCATGACATCACCCTTGATGGTGGTAGCTGACCTActtaaaatggattttatttgctaCTGCTCAGTGTTGGTCAGGTGGAATAAAGCTTTAGTGACAGTGACAAGTTTCTTTATTCTGTAATTGTTTAAAATCAGAGTAGTGTTCAGGAGTGACCAAGAGACATAGACCAAGATTagggctctgctgtggtggtttgtttgttttttttttttttttttttttttttacatttctggcCCCACTGCTGTATTACTCACACATTCCACTGATTTTCTTACACTGGACCAAGGAAAGAATCAGTAGTTCCATAACAGACTCTCTAGGTATTTGGAAGTGTGGATTTAATTGCTCTAAACTACAACtatattggggaaaaaatggagaaaagtgGAGAAGTAAAACAGGGAAGACCCTCTTACAACAAAGGTAGGAGAAGAAGGGTATGAGTGCACTTCATGATGCTGTTTCTTCTCTCAGCTTCTGTTtatgtcttttattgtttaacAGGAACTTAGCACATTTCTTGAGTGCATGAGGGCTTCATGAGCTCaaataacaaagaaagaaatgtgctTCCTTAGTTGAAACATCTCAGCCCACACTgtactataaaatataaaatactcaGGTCCATGAATACTTTCATAATGATAACAGTACTCAGATAGTTTTGGGATGACTTGATATGATAATGCCTTAGAAAATTTTGCAAATGGAGTTCTCCTTTCAGGGAACTAATTGAAATTTTGGCAATTTCAAGAAACCAAAAGCTTCCACAACCAGGAGAGGAGAGCCAGGTAAGCTGACTTTCTGAATTACAGTTCTTTGGGTAAGCATAATGCTCTACATCTATTTTTTGCCATTCTTTTGTTTATTCTTACTTTCTCCCTTTGTCCTTGCCTGTATTAAAGCTAATGGTCATGATGGGGCTTTGGACCTGCTATGAAGGCATTATTGGTTCTCctgttgtttatttattttttatgtgcTTCATAGGCTGTTTCTGCAAACAGGAAGacagtttgtttcatttttcattcaaaCAAAAATACTCCTATGGATGCCATTTGCTCTGCTTTGTAGCATGACTGAGGGTGTGTTGTTATTCTAGCCAAATTAAAAGTTCTGCAAAACTGTTGTTCAATAGATCCTGGAACTGCTGATTCAGAGAGATGGAGAGTTTCAAGAGCTAATGAAGTTGGCAGTTGATCAGGGAAAAATCCATCATGAAATGCAGCTTTTGGAAAAGGTAGTAGAAAAGCGGGATAATGAcattcagcagctgcagaaacagctgaaagaaGCAGAACACATACTGGTAAGTTCATAATGATGTGTTTGCTTTTGAGCACCTTCTTGTAGAAAAGGTGGTTCTGGACAAAGTGGTGTTGTGTTAGTTTGAgaagatttaaatatttaaaacttcaGAAGAGCTtagtggtttgggttttttctcagtAGTCAAAACACTGTTTAGTTATCATGGtattaagttttattttataatgctaattttcttctaaacctactttatttctgtgtattttgaaaatgttcatggaagtttctcttttaaaatgcaattaaatgGAAGGGTTTATTCACAGAGCTGACTTTATGTAGATGTTTATAAATTAAAGATGCATTGAAGCTTTGGTTTactttgtggggttttattttatttacaactAGGCAACAGCTGTTTAtcaagcaaaggaaaaactgaaatcAATTGAAAAGGCACGAAAAGGTGAGTATCCATGATTGTACATACTACATAAATGCAATTCTAAAGAAAGTTGTTAGTGAGCTCAAATTagacctttttattttaattctgctATCACAGATTTCAGATGGTTTGTGTGTAAAcaaatttctatttcattatGTAACTAACCATTTCCTCAGAATAATGGcaggattgattttttttgtggcGTATTTTAATGTGttcatattttaatatgaaAGTGTCTCAGCAGTCTTCTTGGACTGATAATAATATATCTGATTACCTAAATGCTTTACCAAATTGCCTCAGGAGGTTTGctaaggaaaggaagagaatgTTTGTGTGTATATGCACTGTATTTGAAAGACTGACTAAATGGTGATACTAGATTGTAATTAGTAACAATTCCTGCCATTCTGTGGCTCTTACCAAGCTAAACTAACTTTTTGAGGGGGAGGCATCTTCTTCaagttgtttgtgttttttttttcagtgtcttttatCATTTTGGTATGCCTCTTTCACTTAGAAAATCAAAGAATTCAATACAGTTTCTATTAATCTAGTGCAGGCAAATAATATTTGGAAGGATTCCTCTGGGTACAGTCTATAATTACTAAATGAACAAAAAACCTTCTTTGCTACAGAAAATTCTATAATAAAGCAGGAGCTGAAGTTTAAGATGTGGTTTTTGTGCTTGTCAAGTACATTTGTTTAAGAGACTGTGTTTTTCGTGAGGTTGGAGAACCATTGATATTGAAGGTGTTTTGTACTTGTGTGTGTAAAATCAGTTCACTGCAAAGCTCATACTTGCGTAGTCTGACAGTCTTCTAAACAGTCACTGCATTTGAACCAGGGTCTTAATGTTTGCAAAATCACATTCCCAGTCTTTTAGATAATGG is part of the Prinia subflava isolate CZ2003 ecotype Zambia chromosome 3, Cam_Psub_1.2, whole genome shotgun sequence genome and harbors:
- the MED4 gene encoding mediator of RNA polymerase II transcription subunit 4 — protein: MAMAAAAAGAGAGAAAGGAGGERSSTRDRLLAALEDLELLARELIEILAISRNQKLPQPGEESQILELLIQRDGEFQELMKLAVDQGKIHHEMQLLEKVVEKRDNDIQQLQKQLKEAEHILATAVYQAKEKLKSIEKARKGAISSEEIIKYAHRISASNAVCAPLTWVPGDPRRPYPTDLEMRSGLLGQMNNPSTNGVNGHLPGDALAAGRLPDVLAPQYPWQSSDMSMNMLPPNHSNDFMLEPPGHNKENEDDVEVMSTDSSSSSSDSD